CAATGGTGTAAGGAGTAACCAGGATCATCTTCTTAAGGATTAATGCCTTCCTCCATGGCTTCATGCACAGGTGATTCTGGGAGGTACGCTAAATGGGATACTCAGGAATGCCATTATTCATAATGTTTTTTGTCTCTTGCAGCTCCTCAGGCAATGCTGGATAACCCAGTTAAGCTTGCATCTTCAGGACCAGGAGGGAACCTCAAGCTTTGCCCCCCAGAAACAGCCCAAAGAATACGGAAAGAAAAATCAGGAGAGGTGCTATGCTTGGAACATAAGGATCTGGGTGAAAGACACACTGGAGAAAATTCTAAACTGCAGTGGTTCTTTCTTAGAGCTAATTTCTTTGACAGGTTCTGGAAAACCATCCTGCTTCTTCCCTTACATAAAGAATTCCTATTTCCCTGGTTTATTTAGAGATTTTCAAGTTTAGTCTGATCCCCTGAGAAAATAGttataatagtaaaaacaaaacagttaaaataataaaaacagctaCATAATATGAGGCAGGCACTGTTTGGAGGATATTGCATATAATAACACCTTGAACCCTCAAAATAGCCCATTTTAAAGATCATAACACTGAGGCAATAGTTGTGAAATAATGTGTCTTAAGCAGTAAGTCAAGGAATCAGTTTTAAAATTGAGTCATTGTAGCCCTAATTCTGCTCATTTCCCTCAGTCCTACCTCTCAAAAGTAATTAAAATCAAGTGCTCAGCTGACATCTGGACATTCGCAGATTTCATTCCACTCCTATGGTAGGACTCATTCTCCCCTCTTTATTTTTACCTATGGTTCAAGAGCTTGGGTTTCTGTAGCGAAATAAGGGAAGAGAAGCTGTTAAATCCTCAAGATGAATATTTAATTAGAGAGGACAAGGCTATTTGTTCAACCTGTGTTTCTTACAGATTTACCCAATAATGGAAAGGTCGAACCGCACACGTCTTGCCCTTATTATCTGCAACACAGAGTTTGAAAATCTTACCAGAAGAGATGGAGCTGATGTTGATACCAGAAATATGAAGGTGCTACTAGAAGGTCTGGGATACAAGGTGGATGTGAAAGAAAATCTCACTGCTTCGGTAAATTTTGTCATAATGTAGAGACAATGGTCATGGCCTTTACTCCTAAAGAATGTTAGAAAGATTGGTTGTAGCACCAGAAATTTAATCTCTTGATGgtctaaaattcaaatttgttCTTGTAGGGTATTTCATGCTTCTATCCTAGAATCTTTTAGCAAGAGTCTGGTGAAACCTTTACCTGGAAAATGTTCCATTAATTCAATTATATGTCTATggccacaaaaataaataaataagcaatgtCCCTTTCTCTGCACTAGAAATCCCTTAATTACACCCTGAAActcttttttcacctttccatgaattgaaaattaaatgttccttttgtatTCCATTGATTTTCATATCATTCAAGAGTGTCTCTTTATTGGATTCCAAGCTGCCATAATAACCAGTCACATAGTTCAACACCAGTGGTATTAATATGTCTCTTCCAGGAAATGATTTTAGAACTGAAGGCATTTGCTGCTCACTCAGAGCACCGGACCTCTGACAGTACTTTTCTGGTATTCATGTCTCATGGAATTCGGGCTGGCATTTGTGGGAAGAAATACTCTGAAGAAGTCCCAGACATATTAAAAGTTGATGACATCTTTCACATTTTGAACACCGGGAACTGCCCAGCTTTGAAGGACAAACCCAAGGTGATCATTATCCAGGCCTGCCGTGGTGGTGAGTGCTGATGTCTGTCAGAACACAGGGCCCTGAAGTATTGATTtcattatctgtgtgtgtgtccagtaTTTTTCCATTCCTTTGAGTTTACTCTTCAATGTCAAAGAAAAGCTACCATCCTGTTTGGTAAAAGTAGATATTCTTTGACATTACAAAAGGGATTATAGCTTCTGTGAATTATATGACTGGTTGGTAGATGTTTGTTCCTTTTTCAACTGAAATATCACTTTTAATCTTAAGACTTTGATGTTGTAAGAATTAATTTGAGGGTTAGGAGAGACAAGAGTTGTTAAGATAGTTTTTGAGATATATATGTGCATCTGTATCTGAATTAAAGTTATTGACAAATCAGTAAATGGTTGAACAGATGTTTAGTGGAGAAAGTTTTCTTGGCTATTGGCAGTAACAAGAAACCAAATCTTGTCTTTTCAGAGAAGCAAGGGATGGTATGGGTAAACGATTCAGTAGCAGCTTCTGGAAACTGTTCCTTAGTGGCCCCAGAAGATTTTGAGTCTGATGCCATTAAGAAAGCCCACATAGAGAAGGATTTTATTGCTTTCTGCTCTTCGACACCAGGTAATGAGTATCTGTGTAAAACACCTTTTTGAGCATTACCAATGCAGAAATTCGCATCAATACATTAGAGAATGGATATCTgtgttaaatttttctttttttaaattaatatatttattttattttttaactttacaatattgtattggttttgccatatatcaacatgaatccaccacaggtaaaaTTTTCATAAGACTTTTGACGACTAATTCAAGTCTTCCTCTCAGTTACACCTTCATTTCTCCTTATCCATGGAAACCaagtaaatatacatttattttagtaAACTCCCATgttgcaaaattatttttgtactCTGTGGAATAAATAGATAGGTCCACATGTTGATATCACTTAACATTTCAATTTGCCTAGACATGTATTTATAGAAGAATATTTATAAAAGGGGAGAGGCAGGAAAGCAAACAAAGTATACTGAGTCCCTGTGGTAAAGGTATTTTAAACAGAAGTGTGAAGtttatgaaacaggaaaaaactgAATGATTCTAAACCTAGATTTtggattatcagttcagttaagttcagtcgctctgcaaccccatgaattgcagcacgccgggcttcctggtccaacaccaactcccggagttcactcaaactcatttccatcaagtcagtgatgccatccagccatctcatcctctgttgttcccttgtCCTCCTactgccaatccctcccagcatcagagtcttttccagtgagtcaactcttcgcatgaggtggccaaaatactggagtttcagctttagcatcaatccttccaatgaacacccaggaccgatctcctttagaatggacttgttggatctccttgcagtccaggggactctcaagagtcttctccaacaccacagttcaaaagcatcaattcttcggtgctcagctttcttcacagtccaactctcacatccatacatgaccactggaaaaaccatagccttgactagacggacctttgttggcaaagtaatgtctctgcttttcaatatgctatctaggttggtcataacttcccttccaaagagtaagcatcttctaatttcatggctgctatcaccatctgcagggattttggatcccagaaaaataaagtctgacactgtttccattgtttccccatctatttgccatgaagtgatgggaccagataccatgatattcgttttctgaatgttgagctttaagccaactttttcactctcctctttcactttcatcaagaggctttttagttcctcttcactttctgccataagggtggtatcatctgtgtatctgagattattgatatttctcctggcaatcttgattccagattgtgcttcttccagcccagtgtttctcatgatgtactctgcatgtaagttaaataagcagggtgacaatatacagccttgacgtacttcttttcctatttggaacctgtctgttgttccatgtccagttctaactgttgcttcctgacctgcatataggtttctcaagaggcaggttaggtggtctggtattcccatctctttcagaattttccacagtttattataatccacacagtcaaaggctttggcatagtcaatgaagcagaaatagatgtttttctggaactctcttcctttttccatgatgcagcagatgttgacaatttgatctctggttcctctgccttttctaaaaccaacttgaacatctggaagttcacggttcacatattgctgaagcctagcttggagaagttTTTGGATTATGAGTACTGTCAATTATATTATGACTCTGTCACTTAGTACTTTGTAAATTAGTTCCAATTATTTAGCTTCTCTGGGCTTTCTTTGAATTCCTCActaatatatatgaatacatgtGTCATTGTCATAAGTCTGAaagcattttaataataaatacagaATGTTTAGTAAGCATGACATAGAATAAAGCACACTTTAAATTATTGCCACTATTAATGATGTTTTATTAATAGTTGTAGCTTAAATTCAAGCTTTTACCTTGCATTACTTTCCATATCCAGGTTTGAATAAAAGTCATCCACTATAGTTTGGAATTTCTTGGACATTAAGATTCTCTTGATTACTTCCAGCCTAAAGATTTGCCCCTGATAAAATAGTTTaacttacagatttttttctataatgAGTTACCATCTCTCAGGAGACAGCATGCTTTTGCATTGTGTTGACCATATATTGATATAGAAAtcaatttttcatgaaaaagaaatcaatgttcatcgcagcactgtttataatagtcaggacatggaagcaacctagatgtccatcagcagatgaatggataagaaagctatggtacatatacacaatggagtattactcagccattaaaaagaatacatttgaatcagttctaatgaggtggatgaaactggagcctattatacagaatgaagtaagccagaaggaaaaacaccaatacagtatactaacacatatatatggaatttagaaagatggtaacgataaccctgtatatgagacagcaaaagagacactgatgtatagaacagtcttatggactctgtgggagagggagagggtgggaagatttgggagaatggcattgaaacatgtaaaatatcatgtatgaaacgagatgccagtccaggttcaatgcacgatactggatgcttgg
Above is a genomic segment from Bos javanicus breed banteng chromosome 15, ARS-OSU_banteng_1.0, whole genome shotgun sequence containing:
- the LOC133261622 gene encoding caspase-1-like isoform X2 encodes the protein MADKLLKEKRKLFVHSVSKGTINGLLDELLEKRVLNQEEMEKVRDENDTAMDRARVLIDTVIRKGPRACQICISHICEEDSHLAGILGLTSAPQAMLDNPVKLASSGPGGNLKLCPPETAQRIRKEKSGEIYPIMERSNRTRLALIICNTEFENLTRRDGADVDTRNMKVLLEGLGYKVDVKENLTASEMILELKAFAAHSEHRTSDSTFLVFMSHGIRAGICGKKYSEEVPDILKVDDIFHILNTGNCPALKDKPKVIIIQACRGEKQGMVWVNDSVAASGNCSLVAPEDFESDAIKKAHIEKDFIAFCSSTPDNVSWRHPIFGSLFIIKLIETFQEYAWSCDLEEIFRKVRFSFELPDGKVQMPTAERVTLTRCFYLFPGY
- the LOC133261622 gene encoding caspase-1-like isoform X1 codes for the protein MADKLLKEKRKLFVHSVSKGTINGLLDELLEKRVLNQEEMEKVRDENDTAMDRARVLIDTVIRKGPRACQICISHICEEDSHLAGILGLTSGSQSENYLRQKPQAVVPPFPAPQAMLDNPVKLASSGPGGNLKLCPPETAQRIRKEKSGEIYPIMERSNRTRLALIICNTEFENLTRRDGADVDTRNMKVLLEGLGYKVDVKENLTASEMILELKAFAAHSEHRTSDSTFLVFMSHGIRAGICGKKYSEEVPDILKVDDIFHILNTGNCPALKDKPKVIIIQACRGEKQGMVWVNDSVAASGNCSLVAPEDFESDAIKKAHIEKDFIAFCSSTPDNVSWRHPIFGSLFIIKLIETFQEYAWSCDLEEIFRKVRFSFELPDGKVQMPTAERVTLTRCFYLFPGY